gtatggcccccagacacactttttgctcagtaatgaagtcattcctgagattcacccttcagccaaagattggacaggcccataaaacaaaatgagactgaaggggcacaccagcccagggacaaagactagaaggcaggaaggaacaggaaagctggtaatagggaacccaaggttgagaagagagagtgttgacatgtcatggggttgttaaccaacgtcataaaacaaagtgtactaacaacaacaaaaaaatccccttaagtcttcttaaaaccaaacgatagtttagtgtaactagtaaagaatgcctgccttcagcattatgtcctttcaagatctatctatatgggatcaaactgacaacagcaaatgGAAAGGTTAGGTAGggaccttaggaggcagtgagtggaTGTTTCTGTGGGAGGAACAACGCAAAAAATGTGGGTAAGAATAGATGCACAACTCGATGACTGTAATCAGTATCATTGAacgtacatgtagaaatttgTTGGTGTGTGTTTttactgtgtatgttctcaacaacaaataaaacaacaaaatcaaCTATTAAAAAGATAACATggatgttttcataataaagGAACTATATTAGtaactgttattgttgtttataCAGATAGATCAGAATTTATTAGCCAATCTCATGAGCATCAAGTTGTTTTTAATATTGTGctataagtatttttttaaattagctttATTAAGCTATGTTATATACATCATAAAATCcacccattttaagtgtataatttgatgagttttagaaatattcttacacattaaaaaaaagaaaattaatatgaGGCTCTAGGAGTCAGTTTTTTCACATGTAACAGTACATTTAAATAAGTAATTAACATCCTTTGGCCTGGATGTCCTATTTTAAGTATCAGCTCTAATTATAATCATACATGTAAACAAAGGTATACATTAATGAGCAATTGAATACTTATTTATAAGGGTAATAAGCTAGAGATAACCTGTATTTATAAAAATAGTTTAAGGGCTGTAACAATCTGATGTATCTTTAGAATACAGTATAGAAAGTAACTATATCCTCTATTTCAGGGAAGTATATTGATACATAATGTTACCTGTATGGGTTAAAATATAGGTCAACTTAATTATATGATTTCTGTAGTTTGGTATTTTAGTTAACTTCATTTATGTTACTATAAAACAATGCAAATCTATAAACAGTATACTAAAACATGAGTGTAGTATTTGGTTATATAGAGAAGACATATCATAGTAAATAAAAGGCTCATTAATCAGAGTATGGTTCCTATGAATCAATGGTAATGTTTAGAGGATATTTTCAGGACCTAAAAAGGCCCCTTACAAAAcagtataaaatatattttaattgtatttattacTTAATCTTTCAGTATACGGCTGAAGGTTCAGTATGCTTCTTTATGACCTCCCCTACCCCTCAATATCATGATTGTAATATGAGCAGCTCTACACAAACAGAAATCTAAACTCACAGAAAACCTGCACTTGAAGGAAATGTACAAGAGATGAATCTAGTCTAAACCTGTTTAGAACATCAGTCTAACTCTGGATTTACCCTGTAGTGAAACCGCATAGCTTCACACAAGAGAATTGACTACAGTGTGTGTTAGGTCAGTCAAGTCTTCAATCCAGGCTTTCACTTTAATTTACAGTAACCATATTTCACAATGGGCAGTGGTGGTCTAGTGGTAGAATTCCtcccttccatgctggagacccgcATTCAATTTCCAGTCAACACTCCTCAAGCACAGTCATCATCCACCTATCAGGggatgcttgtgtgttgctaaaatgctgaacaggtgtcagaggagcatccagactaagacagaccaggaaaaaaggcctggaaacctACATCAAAACATCAACcagcaaaaaccctatggatcacaatggtttgatccacaaccaattatggagatgacacaggaccagacagtgtttctttACATTATGCATGGGTTCGACATTGGTCAGGTACTGAgttaacagcagctaacaacacattTTACTATAGGTCAcaaacaaatgcacacacacatacacacatagattgaaagagaaatagagagagaaaattcTGTTTCACTCAGCATTTTATGAAAGCATAATTTGGAAGAATGGGGAAGTAGCTGAGCAGGTAACTGAAAGAAGGGCTTTCCAACCAGAAGGTGCATCAACAGCAGAGAGTACCTAAACCAGGAACAAAGAGGGCACTGGGATTTGAAGAGGGCGATGAGTGGGAAAATTCAGGACTATTACATAACTAAAGCATAGATGATGGAGAACTTTGTATAACAGTGGGAGGACTCTGGCTTGTCCTGAATGTGAGCTGAGCTGCAATTAACGTTGATCCTACAAATCAACTCAGCTGCTTCACCGAGAATAGTCAGAAGGCAGATGAGGGAAGAAGCAGATAGACCAGGTTGGGGGCTATAGCCACAGTCCAAATGACAAGTCACAGGGGTGTGACTCAGGGTGACATCAGTGTAATTTGTAAGAAATGGTAAAGTCCTGGAGAACAGAGACACAAGGATTTGCTGAGTTATTAGATGTGGttgagagagaaaaacaaatgagTGAGAATCACACTCAGATTAATAGAAAAATGGAGTGATGATTAGCTGACATACAGTGGGAAGACTAGGAGTGACTAAAAGTGTGACCTGTactaaatataaaattagaaTTTAATGATACAAAATCATCATATATATctaagaaaaggaaatggaatttcAGTATTCGTGGTAAAATAGTTCCACTTGAGGgctctttttaaaaagtcattaacattaaaatacagagaaaaggaagaaaaaaaaaaaaaaggaaggtattGTCATGCATGACTAAACCAAGTTCAGATCAATCCCGGCTACTGGAGCAGGTCACAATGTGTGAAGCACTTGTACACACAGAGGCAGCAGTGGTCATTTCCACATCAATGTCAAAATAAAGAAGGTAGAAGTGTTTTTTTAGGTATGTAGTAAGGTAATCTGAGTAGGAAGAAACGTAAAATGACATGGAGGAGtgcaagtggaaaaaaaaaaaattaatctattcTTAAAGTGGAAAAGTAAGGAAAAAGGGACAAATAAAGGGgcgaaagagaaaaagaaagataataaAGGACATAAAAAAGGAGTGATGGAGGAAGGAAcgacagaagaaaggaaaaatgaaagaacGAAGGAaagttaatgcacaaaatatgtGGAAGGATCTTGAATTAGAGAAGAaccatcaggagccctggtggcacagtggctaattAAAGTTCTCAGTTGGTGGTTTGGACCTGCTAGTCACTCCCCAGAAGAAAGctgtggtagtctgtttctgtaaagattacagacttgggaaccctaagggggtagttctactctgttttatagagtcactgtgagttggaatcaactccatgtcaacgagttttgtgttttttttaattgaattaggGAAAGGAGAACTGGAATGATAAACATGTGTACATAAGAGACTCGTACACAATTACATCAGGATTGTGATACTCTATGTTTTTTCCCAACAACATAAATATTTCTGGTGAAATCCTATTTTGAAACTTGACTTTTTATAAGAATGTTGTCATCACCATTTTTGGACCTTCTTAATACCGGAGTGGCCAGTGACTACTGCAATTTGACAACTCGCTGATGATTCTGCTATGAATCCcacaattaaatatttaattagcACAAATAAATAGAACTCCTAAAGACAGGTTATAAAGAGTCCTGCATCTTTATTTTAACTATGGacactttaaaaataaactgtATTCCAGGACTTATAGTTAAACATACTATTTTGCATGACTACCCTCCAGAAGGTTGCAAAATTGCAGGATGTTTGGAAACCCTGACAATGAATGTAAGACATTCAGAATTTGCCCCCTGAAATCAATACAGGAAAGAGAGCCATTAAATTGAAAGTTTCCAAGCTACTCATTCACTACACAACAAATGACATAATAAAATTTTGACGTGATATTCTGTTAGACAACATATTGTCACGTTCTGTAGACTAGCAGTAGGAGAATAAAGTATCTCTTCATTTTGAAACAGTTTTTCTCAGCCAAATCatacatttaaattatttttgcatATGTTAATCAAGAAAATATTCTCGATATTTTGCCACCTATCAATTTTTCTAGGGCCATCTGTATGTCCTTGTTTCTCAGGCTATAGATGAGAGGATTAAGAGTGGGTGGTAACACAGTGTAAAGCGCAGATATCAACACTTTTAGTGAAGATGGAGGTTTGAAATTTTTTGCTAAATATGTGATAATTCCTGAAAAGAAGTACAATGTTACCACAGTGAGGTGGGGCATGCAAGTGGAGAAAGTTTTCACTCTGCCCTTTGCAGATGAGATTCTGAGAATGGTGGAAAAAATGTGAACATAAGATACAACCAttaaaataaaacagacaaaaacaaaacagcagcTAGCAATGATAAATGCATATTCTAAAATATGCTCCCCAGAACAAGCAAGCGTAAGCAATGATGGAACATCACAGAAGAACTGGTGCACTACGTTGGACCCACAGAAATTGACAGAGAATGTACCTGCCACATGAATGGATCCATAGGCACACCCACCGAGCCATGATGCAGTCACCATCTGCACACAGGCACCTCTATTCATAATGGTCTCATAGTGCAGAGGATGGCAGATGGCAacgtagcggtcataggacatgacaATAAGGAGAGCAAACTCTGTGCCcgagaaaaaaataacaagaaagAGCTGTGAGGCGCATCCTAGGAAGGAGATGGAATACCTGTTGGTTAGAGTGTTCATGATGGACTTGGGGACAGTGACAGAGATGTAGCAGATATCAATCAAGGACAAATTCttcaggaagaaatacatgggggtTTGAAGGTGCTGGTCTGCGGTGGTGAGGGTGAAGATAAGGAGGTTCCCCGTCAGTGCTGCCAGGTACATGAGGAAGAAGAGTGTTGCATGGAGTGTCTGTATCACCCAGTCACCAGGGAATCCCATGAGCAAGAACTCCATGATGATGGTCTTGTTGGTAAGTTTTTCAGACATGCTGATTcttcacagagaaaatagaaagcacAACTTTTTAACTTTTTCATTCACTGatctcttctgtattctacctgTTCTCTTCTGCCATAGCTTTACTCTCAAAgtgcctttattccttttgttATCAATAATTGTCTTCAGGTCCTCAGTCTAGTATAGGCTAATCCCAACATGTAaaattgatttctttttaaaatatatagagTGAATTATATTAATAAGAgcaccctagtggtgcagtgcttGAAGCAGTccactgctaatcgaaaggttaacTGTTTGAACTACTAGCCTCTCTACAGTAGAAAGAAgaggcaacctgcttccataaagacataaccccagtgccgtcgaatcgattccgactcatagcgactctataggacagagtagaactatacagccttggaaactctataaggtagTACTAATGGCACTGGGTGGTTtttttactctgccctacagggtcactctgagtcaaaatcagcttgacATCAGTGAATTTTTCGGTTTGAATTTTGAACTTTAATAAGCTTTTCTGTGAGTTGACGTAGAGAAAGGAGGGTTATACCATTTGCAGTGCCTTGggtgtctggaagggagatgtaGTCGCTTTGGAATATATTCTgaatatctctctctatatatataaacccaaacccattggcgttgagtcgattccaactcatagcaaccctaaaggacagagtagaactgccccacagggtttccaaggagcacctagtggattcaaactgctgaccttttggttagcagctgcagctcactatgccaccagggttcccattctGAATATACAAGAGCTAAATTCCTTTACTGAAATGATGAAcaaatatgttttcctttttctacaTGTTCTCCCCCAAATTTCTTAGATATGTTTGCACTGCTCAGGATCCTCAGCAGAAAATATTTCAATTTTCCACAATTAAGGAAATGTCTTGGATTTTCCAGAACTGCATAAAATGTTGCAggataattggaaaaaaaaaaaatagacattgtTATAGCATGGTGAAATTATCTTGAAATTATCCTTGTTTTAAGTTTATGTGAAGGTATGtaagcatgtgtgtgcatgtagcacatgtatgtatttgtgtgtataaatttgacctgttgcctttgagtcaatcctgactcatagtgacccacaggttagagtaaaactgccccataggatttccaagaagtgtttggtggatttgaactgccaacttttggttagcggccaagctcttaacaactgcacaacCCAGGATATATatgatatagatagatgatagatagatagacagacagacagatagagaggtagatagatgatagatagatagatgatagac
This Loxodonta africana isolate mLoxAfr1 unplaced genomic scaffold, mLoxAfr1.hap2 scaffold_106, whole genome shotgun sequence DNA region includes the following protein-coding sequences:
- the LOC100662541 gene encoding olfactory receptor 14A16-like — translated: MSEKLTNKTIIMEFLLMGFPGDWVIQTLHATLFFLMYLAALTGNLLIFTLTTADQHLQTPMYFFLKNLSLIDICYISVTVPKSIMNTLTNRYSISFLGCASQLFLVIFFSGTEFALLIVMSYDRYVAICHPLHYETIMNRGACVQMVTASWLGGCAYGSIHVAGTFSVNFCGSNVVHQFFCDVPSLLTLACSGEHILEYAFIIASCCFVFVCFILMVVSYVHIFSTILRISSAKGRVKTFSTCMPHLTVVTLYFFSGIITYLAKNFKPPSSLKVLISALYTVLPPTLNPLIYSLRNKDIQMALEKLIGGKISRIFS